A window from Mycobacterium botniense encodes these proteins:
- a CDS encoding flavin-containing monooxygenase, whose amino-acid sequence MVKRQPKVAIAGAGMSGICAAIILQRSGIDDVTLYEKAHEVGGTWRENTYPGLTCDVPSRFYQFTFATNPDWSQLFSPGGEIQQYFVDVAQRMGIYDRIRFGTEVTSARFDGQKWVVCARGADESRVDFLISATGVLHHPKIPDICGLDNFTGPVFHSARWDHSVDLHGRRLAVVGTGSTGVQLVTRLAGTPAQLSLFQRTAQWVLPLPNPRYRQLTRITHRAFPWLDRVAYRAYQAAFETFAVGLTKPGWQRRFVAALCRANLRTVRDPQLRKALTPDYTPMCKRLVMSSGFYRAMQREDVELVTAAIDHVEPRGIVTKDGVLHEVDVIVLATGFDAHAYMRPMQVIGRDGLRLEDAWRDGPHAFETVAMPGFPNFFMLLGPHSPVGNFPLTAVAESQSRHIVNWIRRWQRYEFDTVEPTRSATEAFNATLTTAMPDTVWTTGCDSWYLGKNGLPEVWPFTPARHRAMLARPKLDNYELRTVAPLAQQ is encoded by the coding sequence GTGGTAAAGCGCCAGCCTAAAGTCGCGATCGCGGGAGCCGGGATGTCCGGTATCTGCGCGGCGATCATCCTGCAGCGGTCCGGTATCGACGACGTAACGCTCTACGAGAAAGCCCACGAGGTCGGCGGCACCTGGCGGGAGAACACCTATCCCGGCCTGACGTGCGACGTGCCCTCGCGTTTCTACCAGTTCACTTTTGCGACGAACCCGGACTGGAGTCAGCTGTTTTCGCCTGGCGGCGAGATACAACAGTACTTCGTCGACGTGGCACAGCGGATGGGCATCTATGACCGGATCCGGTTCGGCACCGAGGTCACCAGCGCCCGGTTCGACGGCCAAAAATGGGTTGTGTGCGCTCGCGGCGCAGACGAGTCTCGGGTCGATTTCCTGATCTCGGCGACCGGGGTACTGCACCACCCGAAGATTCCCGACATCTGCGGACTCGACAATTTCACCGGTCCGGTGTTTCACTCCGCGCGCTGGGACCACAGCGTTGACCTGCACGGTCGGCGTCTAGCAGTAGTCGGCACGGGGTCAACCGGTGTGCAACTGGTCACCAGACTTGCGGGAACCCCGGCTCAGCTCAGCCTTTTCCAGCGCACCGCGCAGTGGGTGCTGCCCCTGCCCAATCCGCGCTACCGGCAGCTGACGCGAATCACCCATCGCGCGTTTCCCTGGCTGGACCGGGTGGCTTACCGCGCATACCAAGCTGCGTTCGAGACTTTCGCGGTCGGATTAACCAAGCCGGGATGGCAGCGACGATTCGTGGCCGCCCTCTGCCGAGCCAATCTTCGCACCGTGCGCGACCCGCAGCTGCGCAAGGCCTTGACCCCCGATTACACGCCCATGTGCAAGCGGCTGGTGATGTCAAGCGGCTTTTATCGGGCGATGCAGCGAGAGGACGTCGAGCTAGTCACTGCCGCTATCGACCATGTTGAACCTCGCGGCATCGTCACCAAGGACGGTGTGCTGCACGAAGTCGACGTCATTGTGCTGGCAACCGGATTCGACGCGCACGCCTACATGAGGCCAATGCAGGTGATCGGCCGCGACGGGCTCCGGCTGGAGGACGCCTGGCGCGATGGGCCACATGCTTTCGAAACTGTTGCGATGCCTGGATTTCCGAACTTTTTCATGCTGCTCGGTCCGCACAGCCCGGTCGGTAATTTCCCGTTGACCGCGGTCGCCGAATCGCAGTCGAGGCACATCGTGAACTGGATCCGCCGCTGGCAGCGCTACGAATTCGACACGGTGGAGCCGACGCGGTCGGCGACTGAGGCGTTCAACGCGACCCTGACGACCGCGATGCCGGATACCGTCTGGACCACCGGGTGCGACAGCTGGTATCTCGGCAAGAACGGTTTACCCGAGGTGTGGCCGTTCACACCGGCGAGACACCGCGCCATGCTCGCCAGGCCCAAGCTCGACAACTACGAATTGCGCACAGTGGCACCGCTAGCCCAGCAGTGA
- a CDS encoding cytochrome P450, giving the protein MVTKPDVDLADGTFYASGEARAAYRWMRANQPVFRDRNGLAAASTYQAVIDAERQPELFSNAGGIRPDQPAMPMMIDMDDPAHLLRRKLVNAGFTRKRVRDREESIVTLCDVLIDAVCERGECDFVRDLAAPLPMAVIGDMLGVRPDQRDMFLKWSDDLVTFLSSHVSQDDFQITMDAFAAYTEFTMGIIAARKQQPTDDLISVLIHAEVDGERLTDDEIVMETLLILIGGDETTRHTLSGGTEQLLRNDDQWNLLQRNPDLLPSAIEEMLRWTSPVKNMCRILTADTEFHGTPLHKGEKMMLLFESANFDESVFDEPERFDITRNPNSHLAFGFGTHFCLGNQLARLELTLMTRRVLQRLPDLRLASQQVLPLRPANFVSGLESMPVVFTPTKPLH; this is encoded by the coding sequence GTGGTCACCAAACCGGATGTCGACCTGGCCGACGGCACTTTTTACGCCAGTGGGGAGGCCCGGGCAGCGTACCGTTGGATGCGGGCCAACCAGCCGGTGTTTCGGGACCGCAACGGGCTGGCGGCGGCGTCGACCTACCAGGCGGTGATCGACGCTGAGCGCCAGCCAGAGTTGTTCTCCAACGCCGGTGGGATCCGGCCGGACCAGCCCGCGATGCCGATGATGATCGACATGGACGATCCCGCACATCTGCTGCGGCGCAAGCTGGTCAACGCCGGCTTCACCCGCAAACGGGTGCGCGACCGGGAAGAATCGATCGTCACGCTGTGCGACGTGTTGATCGACGCCGTGTGTGAACGCGGCGAATGCGACTTCGTCCGCGACTTGGCCGCACCGCTGCCGATGGCGGTCATCGGAGACATGCTCGGTGTGCGCCCCGACCAGCGGGACATGTTTCTCAAATGGTCTGACGACCTGGTGACGTTTTTGAGTTCGCATGTTTCCCAGGACGATTTCCAGATCACCATGGACGCTTTCGCCGCCTACACGGAATTCACCATGGGCATCATCGCCGCGCGCAAGCAGCAGCCTACCGATGACCTCATCAGTGTGCTGATTCATGCCGAAGTCGACGGCGAGCGGCTGACCGACGACGAGATCGTCATGGAGACACTGCTGATCCTCATCGGCGGCGATGAAACCACCCGGCATACCCTGAGTGGGGGCACGGAGCAGCTGCTGCGCAACGACGACCAGTGGAACTTGCTGCAGCGCAACCCCGATCTGCTGCCGAGTGCTATCGAGGAGATGCTGCGCTGGACGTCGCCGGTAAAAAACATGTGCCGCATTCTGACCGCCGACACCGAATTCCACGGCACCCCGCTGCATAAAGGCGAAAAGATGATGCTGCTCTTCGAGTCGGCAAACTTCGACGAATCCGTGTTCGACGAGCCCGAACGCTTCGATATCACCCGAAACCCCAACAGCCATCTCGCGTTTGGCTTCGGCACCCATTTCTGTCTGGGTAATCAGCTCGCTCGGCTCGAACTGACGTTGATGACCCGTCGGGTGCTGCAGCGGCTGCCCGATTTGCGGTTGGCTTCCCAACAGGTGCTGCCACTGCGGCCAGCGAACTTCGTCAGCGGTCTGGAATCGATGCCGGTGGTGTTTACGCCGACCAAGCCGCTGCACTGA
- a CDS encoding acetoacetate decarboxylase family protein, with protein sequence MSVSQHTIAGTVLTMPIRIRTADLHSAAFSVPAAPAQRLIDYSGLTVCEYLPGRAVVMQMLVRYVDGDLGQYHEYGTAIMVNPPGRRARGPKALAKAAAFIHHLPVDQTFTLEAGRTIWGFPKIMADFRVRDRKDFTFEVSADGQLIVGIEFRPGLPIPGRLTSRSQVLTTYAHRDGVTREVPWQMRVTGLRARLGGARLWLGDHAYAKELASLGLPKRALMSQSAANVEMTFGDAHPI encoded by the coding sequence ATGTCCGTCTCGCAGCACACCATTGCCGGCACGGTACTGACGATGCCGATCCGGATCCGTACCGCCGATCTGCACAGCGCCGCGTTCTCGGTGCCCGCGGCACCGGCCCAGCGCCTCATCGACTACAGCGGGTTGACCGTGTGCGAATACCTGCCCGGCCGAGCGGTGGTCATGCAGATGCTGGTGCGGTACGTCGACGGCGATCTCGGGCAGTACCACGAATACGGCACCGCCATCATGGTGAACCCGCCCGGCCGGCGTGCCCGCGGCCCCAAGGCGCTGGCCAAGGCAGCGGCGTTCATCCATCACCTGCCGGTCGACCAGACATTCACCCTGGAAGCCGGCCGCACGATCTGGGGATTCCCGAAAATCATGGCGGACTTCCGGGTGCGAGACCGCAAGGACTTCACGTTCGAGGTGAGCGCCGACGGCCAACTGATCGTTGGTATCGAGTTCCGCCCCGGTCTGCCAATACCAGGACGGTTGACGTCGCGCAGCCAGGTTCTCACAACCTACGCGCACCGCGACGGCGTCACCCGCGAGGTTCCCTGGCAGATGCGCGTAACGGGTCTGCGCGCGCGGTTGGGGGGTGCGCGCCTGTGGCTGGGTGACCACGCCTACGCCAAAGAACTTGCGTCTCTGGGGCTGCCGAAGCGCGCGTTGATGTCCCAATCTGCGGCCAACGTGGAGATGACGTTTGGCGACGCCCACCCGATCTGA
- a CDS encoding acetolactate synthase large subunit, with the protein MNGAHALINTLVGGGVNVCFANPGTSEMHFVAALDDVPRMRGVLTLFEGVATGAADGYARIAGKPAAVLLHLGPGLANGLANLHNARRARVPMVVVVGDHATYHKKYDAPLESDIDALAGSVSGWLRRSASTSEIAADAAEAIATSQAGHHISTLILPADVSWSDGATTATTAPARAMPTVDVEQSAKVLRSGEATVLLVGGDATRGPGLIAAARIAAATGARWYCETFPTVLQRGAGVPAVERLAYFAEAVAAQLAGAQHLLLAGTKSPVSFFAYPGKPSDLVPEGCEVHVLAEPVGAADALAALADEIAPGVEAPLAAPSRPQLPTGALSAASAADVIGALLPERAIVVDESNTSGLLLAEATGGAPAHDWLTLTGGAIGYGIPAAIGAAVAAPERPVLCLESDGSAMYTISGLWTQARENLDVTTVIYNNGAYDILRLELQRVGAESTPGPKARELLDLTRPTIDFVHLAEGMGVAARRVATAEEFADALQAGFAEPGPHLIEAVVPSLLG; encoded by the coding sequence ATGAACGGGGCTCACGCGCTGATCAACACCCTGGTCGGCGGCGGAGTTAACGTATGCTTCGCCAACCCGGGAACCTCCGAGATGCATTTCGTGGCGGCGCTTGACGACGTTCCGCGGATGCGCGGCGTGCTGACGTTGTTCGAAGGCGTGGCCACCGGCGCGGCCGACGGTTATGCCCGCATCGCCGGGAAGCCCGCCGCGGTGCTGCTGCACCTCGGGCCGGGACTGGCCAACGGGCTGGCCAACCTGCACAACGCTCGCCGGGCCCGGGTGCCGATGGTGGTGGTCGTCGGCGACCACGCGACCTACCACAAAAAATACGATGCCCCATTGGAATCCGACATCGACGCGCTGGCCGGCAGCGTGTCGGGATGGCTGCGGCGCAGCGCAAGCACCAGTGAGATCGCTGCGGATGCTGCGGAAGCTATCGCTACAAGCCAAGCTGGCCATCATATTTCGACGCTGATTTTGCCCGCGGATGTGTCGTGGTCGGATGGCGCGACGACTGCCACGACGGCGCCGGCGCGCGCGATGCCGACCGTGGACGTGGAGCAGAGCGCCAAGGTGCTGCGCTCGGGCGAGGCTACTGTGCTCCTGGTCGGCGGCGACGCCACTCGTGGCCCTGGGCTGATCGCCGCCGCCCGCATCGCCGCTGCCACCGGTGCCCGCTGGTACTGCGAGACGTTCCCGACAGTGTTGCAGCGTGGCGCTGGTGTCCCCGCCGTGGAGCGGCTCGCCTATTTCGCCGAAGCGGTCGCTGCCCAACTCGCGGGCGCTCAGCACCTCCTTTTGGCCGGGACCAAGTCACCGGTGTCGTTTTTCGCTTACCCGGGGAAGCCCAGCGATCTGGTGCCGGAGGGCTGCGAAGTCCATGTCCTCGCCGAGCCCGTTGGCGCCGCGGATGCGTTGGCTGCCCTGGCCGACGAGATCGCGCCGGGAGTCGAGGCGCCACTGGCCGCCCCGTCGCGTCCCCAGTTGCCAACAGGTGCGCTGAGTGCCGCCTCGGCGGCCGACGTGATCGGTGCACTGCTACCGGAACGGGCGATCGTCGTCGACGAATCCAACACCTCAGGTCTGCTGTTGGCGGAGGCCACCGGTGGTGCGCCCGCGCACGACTGGCTGACCCTGACCGGGGGCGCGATCGGCTACGGCATCCCGGCTGCCATCGGTGCCGCGGTCGCCGCACCCGAGCGGCCGGTACTGTGTCTGGAATCGGACGGCTCTGCCATGTACACCATTTCGGGTCTGTGGACCCAGGCGCGGGAGAACCTCGACGTGACCACCGTCATCTACAACAACGGCGCCTACGACATCCTGAGGCTGGAGCTACAGCGCGTTGGAGCGGAGTCCACGCCGGGACCGAAGGCGCGGGAGCTGCTCGACTTAACCCGTCCCACCATCGATTTCGTCCACCTTGCCGAAGGCATGGGTGTTGCGGCGCGTAGGGTGGCGACTGCCGAAGAATTCGCCGACGCCCTGCAGGCCGGTTTCGCCGAACCTGGGCCGCATCTCATCGAGGCGGTGGTGCCGTCACTGCTGGGCTAG
- a CDS encoding crotonase/enoyl-CoA hydratase family protein encodes MSDSEKEPDALVEQRGHTLIVTMNRPAARNALSGEMMQIMVEAWDRVDTDPDIRCCILTGAGGYFCAGMDLKAANARPPGESFKDGSYDPSRIDALLKGRRLTKPLIAAVEGPAIAGGTEILQGTDIRIAGESARFGISEARWSLYPMGGSAVRLVRQIPYTHACDLLLTGRHITAAEAKEIGLIGHVVPDGQALAKALEIADVISANGPLAVQAILRSIRETEGLPENEAFTVDTRIGIQVFLSEDAKEGPKAFAEKRVPQFTGR; translated from the coding sequence GTGAGCGACTCGGAGAAAGAACCAGACGCCCTGGTTGAACAGCGCGGACACACCCTGATCGTGACGATGAACCGCCCTGCTGCACGCAACGCGCTCAGCGGCGAAATGATGCAAATCATGGTCGAGGCGTGGGATCGCGTCGACACCGACCCTGACATCCGCTGCTGCATCCTCACCGGCGCCGGCGGCTACTTCTGCGCGGGCATGGACCTGAAGGCGGCAAACGCCCGCCCGCCGGGTGAATCGTTCAAAGACGGCAGCTACGACCCCTCACGCATCGACGCGCTGCTCAAGGGTCGCCGGCTGACTAAGCCGCTGATCGCCGCGGTCGAAGGCCCCGCCATCGCCGGCGGCACCGAGATCCTGCAGGGCACCGACATCCGGATAGCCGGTGAGAGCGCCAGATTCGGCATCTCCGAGGCGCGCTGGAGTTTGTACCCGATGGGCGGCTCGGCGGTGCGGCTGGTGCGCCAGATTCCCTACACGCATGCCTGTGATCTGCTGCTGACCGGCCGGCACATTACCGCCGCCGAGGCCAAGGAGATCGGGCTGATCGGCCATGTTGTCCCTGATGGGCAGGCACTGGCTAAGGCGCTGGAGATTGCCGATGTGATTTCGGCCAACGGACCACTGGCTGTGCAGGCGATACTACGGTCCATCCGCGAGACTGAGGGCCTGCCGGAGAACGAGGCCTTCACAGTCGACACCCGGATCGGTATTCAGGTGTTCCTCTCCGAAGACGCCAAAGAAGGCCCGAAGGCGTTCGCCGAGAAACGCGTACCCCAGTTCACAGGACGCTGA
- a CDS encoding LLM class F420-dependent oxidoreductase — protein sequence MKLGLQLGYWGAQPPQNAGELVAAAEEAGFDAVFTAEAWGSDAYTPLAWWGASTRRVRLGTSVVQLSARSPTACAMAALTLDHLCGGRHILGLGVSGPQVVEGWYGQPFPKPLARTREYINIIRQVWAREKPVTSDGPHYPLPLTGEGTTGLGKALKPITHPLRADIPIMLGAEGPKNVALAAEICDGWLPIFYAPRLAGMYNEWLDEGFARPNARRTRADFEICATAQVVITDDRAAAFAGIKPYLALYMGGMGSEDTNFHADVYRRMGYAEVVEDVTRLFRSNRKDEAAKVIPDELVDDAVIVGDLDYVRKQISVWEAAGVTMMVVSARSPEQVRELAGVL from the coding sequence ATGAAGCTCGGCCTTCAGCTTGGATACTGGGGGGCTCAGCCGCCGCAGAACGCCGGGGAATTGGTGGCTGCCGCCGAGGAGGCGGGTTTCGACGCGGTGTTCACCGCCGAGGCCTGGGGATCGGATGCTTACACTCCGCTGGCCTGGTGGGGGGCGTCGACCCGCCGGGTGCGACTGGGCACCTCGGTGGTCCAGCTGTCTGCGCGGAGCCCGACGGCGTGCGCGATGGCCGCCCTGACGCTCGATCACCTGTGCGGTGGCCGGCACATTCTCGGGCTGGGAGTGTCCGGCCCCCAGGTGGTAGAGGGCTGGTATGGCCAGCCGTTTCCCAAGCCGCTGGCCCGCACCCGTGAATACATCAATATCATCCGCCAGGTGTGGGCCCGCGAGAAACCGGTGACCAGCGACGGCCCGCACTACCCGCTGCCGCTCACCGGTGAGGGGACAACGGGTCTGGGCAAGGCGCTCAAGCCCATCACCCACCCGCTGCGCGCCGACATCCCGATCATGCTGGGCGCCGAAGGCCCTAAGAACGTCGCGCTGGCGGCCGAGATTTGCGACGGCTGGCTCCCCATTTTCTATGCGCCGCGGCTGGCGGGTATGTACAACGAATGGCTCGACGAGGGCTTCGCGCGGCCAAATGCGCGCCGTACCCGGGCGGACTTCGAGATCTGTGCGACCGCGCAGGTAGTGATCACCGACGACCGGGCGGCGGCCTTCGCGGGCATCAAGCCCTATCTGGCCCTCTACATGGGCGGTATGGGATCCGAGGACACCAACTTCCACGCCGACGTGTACCGGCGCATGGGTTATGCCGAGGTGGTCGAGGACGTGACCAGGCTCTTCCGCAGTAACCGCAAGGATGAAGCCGCCAAGGTGATCCCCGACGAACTCGTCGACGATGCCGTGATCGTCGGCGACCTCGACTACGTGCGTAAGCAGATCAGCGTGTGGGAAGCTGCCGGGGTCACCATGATGGTGGTGTCAGCGCGCAGCCCCGAGCAGGTCCGCGAGCTGGCCGGCGTGCTGTGA
- a CDS encoding acyl-CoA synthetase, giving the protein MALNIADLAEHAIDAVPDRVALICGDDQLTYAQLEEKANRFAHYLLDRGVKKDDKVGLYCRNRNEIVIAMLGIVKAGAILVNVNFRYVESELRYLFDNSDMVALVHERQYAERVANVLPDTPEVKTVLVVEDGSDKDYQRYGGVEFYSALEQGSPERDFGPRSADDIYLLYTGGTTGFPKGVMWRHEDIYRVLLGGTDFATGEYVKDEYDLAKQAAAGPPMIRFPIPPMIHGATQSATWMALFSGGTIVLAPEFDAEEVWRTIHKHKVNLLFFTGDAMARPLLDALIAAREAGEEYDLSSLYLLASTAALFSPSIKEKLLELLPNRVITDSIGSSETGFGGTSVVAKGQTDARGPRVSIDKWTVVLDEDGNEVKPGSGVRGVIAKRGHVPVGYYKDPEKSAATFRVINGVRYAIPGDYATVEDDGTVTLLGRGSQSINTGGEKVYPEEVEAALKAHPDVFDALVVGVPDERYGQCVAAVVQPRAGARPSLAELDAFVRSEIAGYKVPRALWYVDEVKRSPAGKPDYRWAKEQTEARPADDVHAKHVRA; this is encoded by the coding sequence GTGGCCCTCAACATCGCCGACCTCGCCGAGCACGCCATCGACGCTGTGCCTGACCGTGTCGCCCTGATCTGCGGCGACGACCAGCTGACCTACGCGCAGCTGGAGGAGAAGGCCAACCGCTTCGCGCACTATTTGCTCGACCGGGGGGTTAAAAAAGACGACAAAGTCGGGCTGTACTGCCGCAACCGCAACGAGATCGTCATCGCGATGCTGGGCATCGTCAAAGCCGGCGCGATCCTGGTCAACGTCAACTTCCGCTACGTCGAAAGCGAGCTGCGCTACCTGTTCGACAACTCCGACATGGTGGCGCTGGTACACGAGCGCCAATACGCCGAGCGGGTCGCCAACGTGCTGCCGGATACGCCCGAGGTCAAGACGGTGCTGGTCGTGGAGGACGGCAGCGACAAGGACTACCAGCGCTACGGCGGTGTCGAGTTTTACTCTGCGCTTGAGCAGGGATCGCCCGAAAGGGATTTCGGCCCGCGCAGCGCCGACGACATCTATCTGCTCTACACCGGCGGCACCACCGGCTTCCCCAAGGGCGTGATGTGGCGCCATGAGGACATCTATCGGGTGCTGCTCGGCGGAACCGACTTCGCGACAGGCGAATACGTCAAGGACGAGTACGACTTGGCCAAGCAGGCCGCCGCCGGGCCTCCGATGATCCGCTTCCCGATCCCACCTATGATCCACGGCGCGACCCAGTCAGCCACCTGGATGGCGCTGTTCTCCGGCGGAACCATTGTGCTGGCACCGGAATTCGACGCTGAAGAAGTCTGGCGGACCATCCACAAACACAAGGTCAACCTGTTGTTCTTCACCGGTGACGCGATGGCGCGCCCGCTGCTGGACGCGCTCATCGCCGCGCGGGAAGCCGGCGAGGAATACGACCTGTCTTCGTTGTACCTGCTGGCCAGCACCGCCGCACTATTCTCGCCAAGCATCAAGGAGAAACTGCTTGAGCTGCTGCCGAATCGGGTCATAACCGACTCGATCGGCTCGTCGGAAACCGGCTTCGGCGGCACCAGCGTCGTCGCCAAGGGCCAGACGGACGCCCGCGGACCCCGGGTCAGCATCGACAAGTGGACCGTGGTGCTCGACGAGGACGGCAACGAGGTTAAGCCGGGCTCGGGTGTCAGGGGTGTCATCGCCAAGCGCGGCCATGTCCCGGTCGGCTACTACAAGGACCCGGAGAAATCGGCGGCCACCTTCCGGGTGATCAATGGCGTGCGCTACGCCATTCCCGGGGACTACGCCACCGTCGAGGACGACGGCACGGTGACCTTGCTCGGTCGGGGCTCGCAGTCCATCAACACCGGCGGGGAAAAGGTGTATCCCGAGGAGGTGGAAGCTGCGCTCAAGGCCCATCCTGACGTGTTCGACGCCCTCGTGGTCGGGGTTCCCGACGAGCGGTACGGCCAGTGCGTGGCAGCAGTCGTCCAGCCGCGGGCAGGAGCACGCCCCTCGCTGGCGGAACTCGATGCGTTTGTGCGCAGCGAGATCGCCGGATACAAAGTGCCCCGCGCACTGTGGTATGTCGACGAGGTGAAACGTTCCCCCGCCGGTAAGCCCGATTACCGCTGGGCCAAAGAGCAAACCGAAGCCCGGCCCGCCGACGACGTACATGCCAAACACGTGCGGGCCTGA